In the genome of candidate division KSB1 bacterium, one region contains:
- a CDS encoding UDP-2,3-diacylglucosamine diphosphatase, translating to MQELELPFEIDKPTFLISDLHLGDGARADNFRQSRAEQPLLRFLDMAAQRGKRLIINGDLFELWKFDLPICLRVYRRILAKLKEISDQGLEIIYIFGNHDFDLSYLQHLFRFIVESWDFGQYLHIEHGHRFDRDSGTIWKIRQAAVWLVAWAERWFDRNIDLRLDRALQRYHIFQPKTPASRRYRGTLIEYEREVEKLLGRYQMIILGHTHKPMLKYLHPTGIYANSGTWIAGRRDYIFIEGNRIFLGEFKS from the coding sequence TTGCAAGAATTGGAGTTACCGTTTGAAATCGACAAGCCCACTTTTTTGATCAGCGACTTGCACCTTGGCGATGGCGCTCGAGCCGATAATTTTCGTCAGAGCAGAGCTGAGCAGCCACTGCTTCGCTTTCTCGATATGGCAGCCCAACGAGGAAAACGGCTGATTATCAACGGTGACTTGTTCGAGCTATGGAAATTTGATCTGCCGATCTGCCTCCGAGTGTATCGCCGAATACTAGCCAAGCTCAAGGAAATCTCTGACCAAGGTCTGGAGATCATCTATATTTTTGGTAATCATGATTTCGATCTCAGCTATTTGCAACACCTGTTTCGCTTCATCGTCGAGAGCTGGGATTTTGGGCAATATCTTCATATTGAACATGGCCATCGATTTGATCGGGATTCGGGGACAATTTGGAAGATCCGTCAAGCAGCAGTATGGCTGGTTGCCTGGGCCGAACGGTGGTTCGACCGTAATATAGATCTCAGGTTGGATCGAGCATTGCAGCGCTATCATATTTTCCAGCCAAAAACACCCGCATCACGGCGCTATCGAGGAACCTTAATCGAATACGAAAGAGAAGTCGAAAAATTGTTGGGAAGGTATCAAATGATCATTCTTGGGCATACTCATAAACCGATGCTCAAATATTTGCATCCAACTGGCATTTATGCCAATAGCGGCACTTGGATCGCTGGAAGAAGGGATTACATCTTCATTGAAGGGAATAGGATTTTCTTAGGTGAATTCAAATCTTAA
- a CDS encoding histidinol-phosphatase HisJ family protein, with protein MLDYHIHTKRCGHATGEMHEYVEQAQAIGLSEMGFSDHFPFQDRERPELAMSLAELPDYVRDVEQIRHRYPKIPIRLGTEVDYFPQQEQQIGKLLAQYPFDYVIVGVHFIGEWNFDNRAEIAEWEKRDVNEVYEQYILLLKHAACSGLFNIVAHCDLVKIFGYRPTRSFHDQWEELVQCFAQNGLAVEISTAGLYKPVGEIYPSEEIIALLKKYNVPIVISSDAHRPEHVGRDFDRAIRLALKYGIDSVCLFENRKLVQQIPIAQHLASLSE; from the coding sequence ATGTTGGATTACCACATTCACACCAAACGGTGCGGTCATGCTACTGGAGAGATGCACGAATATGTTGAACAGGCGCAAGCGATTGGATTATCCGAGATGGGCTTCAGCGACCATTTTCCATTCCAAGATCGAGAGCGGCCTGAACTGGCCATGTCGCTTGCTGAGCTGCCCGATTATGTGCGTGATGTCGAACAAATTCGTCACCGCTACCCCAAAATCCCCATTCGACTGGGGACCGAGGTTGATTATTTTCCTCAGCAGGAGCAGCAAATTGGCAAATTGCTCGCCCAATATCCTTTCGATTACGTCATCGTCGGGGTCCATTTCATCGGCGAATGGAATTTTGACAATCGGGCTGAGATCGCCGAATGGGAAAAGCGGGATGTCAACGAGGTTTATGAACAATATATCCTATTGCTCAAACATGCAGCTTGCTCAGGATTATTCAATATCGTTGCCCATTGCGATCTGGTGAAAATTTTTGGGTATCGACCAACCAGAAGTTTTCATGATCAGTGGGAAGAGTTGGTACAATGTTTTGCCCAAAACGGATTAGCTGTCGAAATTAGCACAGCAGGATTATATAAGCCCGTAGGCGAAATTTACCCTTCAGAGGAAATCATCGCATTGCTGAAAAAATACAATGTTCCAATTGTGATTAGCTCCGACGCCCATCGACCTGAACATGTGGGCCGAGATTTCGATCGGGCGATCCGTTTGGCGCTGAAATACGGCATCGATTCGGTGTGTTTGTTCGAAAACCGAAAGTTGGTCCAGCAAATACCCATTGCACAGCATTTGGCATCTTTATCGGAATAA
- a CDS encoding DEAD/DEAH box helicase: MGLFHPIIQLWFNERFREPTPPQMQGWPPISRGENTLILAPTGSGKTLAAFLVCIDDLLKKLLSNEPPMGVHTLYISPLKALNYDIERNLVSPLAGIQEKSRELKTTIPEIRVAVRTGDTPQQERELALRFPPHILITTPESLHLLLTSHRAQRILRSVKYVIVDEIHAISDNKRGTFLALLLERLQHIVMQPFVRIGLSATQQPLDEIGRFLVGNDLEYQNGVAILKPRQVTIVDAGMRKNLDLKIISPVEDFRELPENTIWPEIYQKLLELIQKHRSTLIFVNNRAAAERVTAALNERAGFELVKAHHGSVSKEMRREIEEQLKQGKLTALVATATLELGIDMGAIDLVCQVESPKDVARALQRVGRAGHLYQMASKGRLIPKMRSDLLEMTVIAGAMLRADVSPIKIPKNCLDILAQQIIAMVAMKPWSVDQLYDLVRQAYPFQALPKSHFLSVVEMVSGRYPSEVFRDLKPRVSWDRVNRMLYALPGTQRAAILGGGAIPDTGQYGCYLEDGVTRLGELEEEFVFERRVGEVIALGSSQWRIKEITHDRVLVAPARDAMARMPFWRGEFMNRSAHLSRRYGQFCREMADRLEDPHCLKWLMENFPLDELAASNLYQYFKDQKQIAGVIPDDRTILIESFQDELGDPRIVILSPYGGRVHLPWKLAIIAQFKKRLNIAPESLHSDGGIVIRYPIEHVQRAIEIIKSVTPQNISDLVIAELADSAFFGIRFRHNANRAMLIPRPKPGKRSPLWLQRMRSRDLLEVAHQFPNFPIVVETYRESLQDFLAMDELKELLTRIESGEVKFVIRAATTPSPFAATLLLDFMASYMYEYDEPKPSDTSDIAVEKDFIEELTSSEAVHLLLHQDAINEIEQRMQGRADGYRARTASELVDLLHRIGDLTEEEIEQRVAGDAKSLMQTLVAERRAFCVFIDGVHQNWRWIAPEDFPLYRSAFADPNAPVTSPRSFQKIYFKLGDDELESLPSDEILPAEIASQSRPQAEAQKLILERYVANHAGVPLADMVARYPIDRPMVEQWLEEQKAAGKYVALKIGESEDQLQWATSETVAQARRLTLRQQRHQVQPCDVTQYVQWLLRWQHRTPETKCFGLQGLLQLIEQFQGLRLPAELWETEIFAKRMEVYQPAWLDELCRQGEITWYGSSSSTSNKGDIAFAFRSDLSYFRYRFKDAIPQAKDNSAEELIEKLRSALQTQGACFVNDLSLATGLPPSACAAGLWELIWRGEVSNDSFAVIRADKPTYSLEQVIETTGIRLSYRHYRRHERYRPLPGAGRWWQLPAMMSPENVTGDQIEALINQILRRYGLICREIYDLERWPIPWRSIYEALVRLEWRGEIRRGYFVKSFSGLQFALPKAADALIYLTHRPSAEIEGDERPILINSCDPANLYGAASPLPVIHPRQPDWRLLRHPNNYLIIKAGLPIMAIESKGAQLTPLRELSSNDLETIIALLPQLLDDPAGWRRIRAIKVEFYDRQPVRTSEIAGLLKRLGFRDEYKMMILEKNY, from the coding sequence TTGGGGCTTTTTCATCCGATCATCCAGCTATGGTTTAATGAGCGATTTAGAGAACCAACCCCTCCTCAAATGCAGGGTTGGCCACCAATTTCCCGCGGCGAAAATACGCTCATTTTAGCTCCAACCGGCTCGGGCAAAACACTGGCGGCTTTTCTGGTGTGCATCGATGACTTATTAAAAAAGCTGCTTTCCAACGAACCGCCGATGGGTGTGCATACCCTGTATATCTCTCCTTTGAAAGCGCTCAATTATGATATCGAGAGAAACTTGGTATCGCCTTTGGCTGGAATTCAGGAAAAGTCCAGGGAATTGAAAACAACCATTCCAGAGATTCGAGTAGCAGTTCGAACTGGAGACACTCCTCAGCAGGAGCGCGAGTTGGCCTTGCGTTTCCCGCCGCACATATTAATTACCACCCCAGAATCGTTGCATCTACTTTTGACCTCGCATCGCGCCCAGCGAATCCTTCGATCTGTGAAATATGTGATCGTCGATGAGATTCATGCGATCTCGGACAATAAGCGGGGCACTTTTCTCGCTTTGCTATTAGAGCGACTGCAGCATATCGTAATGCAGCCTTTTGTTCGGATTGGCCTCTCTGCAACCCAGCAGCCTTTGGATGAGATCGGCCGCTTTTTGGTCGGGAATGATCTCGAGTATCAGAACGGGGTGGCAATTTTGAAGCCTCGGCAAGTCACGATTGTGGATGCTGGAATGCGAAAGAACTTGGATTTAAAAATCATCAGCCCGGTAGAAGATTTTCGAGAACTTCCAGAGAATACCATCTGGCCTGAAATTTATCAAAAGCTTCTGGAATTGATCCAAAAGCATCGATCGACTTTGATCTTTGTCAATAATCGAGCGGCCGCAGAACGGGTGACGGCAGCGCTAAATGAGCGGGCGGGGTTTGAATTGGTGAAAGCCCATCATGGCAGCGTGTCAAAGGAGATGCGCCGAGAAATTGAAGAGCAACTCAAACAGGGCAAGCTGACCGCACTGGTAGCAACTGCCACCCTGGAGCTAGGGATCGATATGGGCGCCATCGATCTGGTCTGTCAGGTGGAGTCGCCAAAAGATGTGGCTCGAGCTCTCCAGCGAGTAGGACGCGCCGGCCATCTATATCAGATGGCAAGCAAAGGTCGGTTGATTCCCAAGATGCGCTCAGATCTGCTCGAAATGACCGTGATCGCCGGCGCTATGCTGCGAGCCGATGTGTCACCAATCAAAATTCCCAAAAACTGCCTGGATATTTTAGCACAGCAAATTATCGCCATGGTCGCCATGAAGCCCTGGTCAGTAGATCAACTTTACGATCTGGTTCGACAGGCTTATCCTTTTCAAGCATTGCCGAAATCGCATTTTCTGAGCGTGGTGGAGATGGTCTCCGGCCGCTATCCATCGGAGGTATTTCGCGACTTAAAGCCACGCGTTTCATGGGATCGGGTGAATCGAATGCTTTACGCTTTGCCGGGAACACAGCGGGCAGCGATTTTGGGCGGCGGTGCAATTCCCGATACAGGCCAATACGGCTGTTATCTGGAAGATGGCGTGACTCGGCTCGGAGAATTGGAGGAGGAATTCGTGTTCGAGCGAAGAGTCGGCGAGGTCATTGCGCTGGGAAGCAGTCAATGGCGGATCAAAGAGATCACCCATGACCGAGTTCTCGTTGCCCCTGCTCGCGATGCTATGGCCCGAATGCCGTTTTGGAGAGGCGAATTCATGAATCGCTCGGCTCATTTGTCCCGAAGGTATGGTCAATTTTGTCGCGAAATGGCAGATCGGCTCGAAGATCCTCATTGCCTAAAATGGCTGATGGAGAATTTCCCTCTGGATGAACTGGCAGCCAGTAACCTTTATCAGTATTTTAAGGATCAAAAACAGATAGCAGGGGTGATTCCAGATGATCGAACCATTTTGATCGAGAGTTTTCAGGACGAATTGGGGGATCCGAGGATCGTCATCCTCTCGCCTTATGGCGGCCGGGTTCATCTGCCTTGGAAATTGGCTATAATCGCCCAGTTTAAAAAGCGATTGAATATCGCACCCGAATCGCTCCACTCCGACGGAGGAATTGTGATTCGCTATCCCATCGAACACGTCCAACGCGCAATTGAGATCATCAAAAGCGTTACCCCCCAGAACATCTCCGATTTAGTGATTGCCGAGTTGGCCGATTCCGCCTTTTTTGGTATTCGATTTCGACATAATGCCAATCGGGCGATGCTCATCCCCCGGCCCAAACCGGGAAAGCGCTCTCCGCTGTGGTTACAGCGCATGCGCTCTCGGGACCTGTTAGAGGTCGCTCATCAATTTCCCAATTTTCCAATTGTTGTGGAAACCTATCGGGAATCGCTCCAGGACTTTCTGGCAATGGATGAGCTGAAGGAACTCCTCACTCGCATCGAGTCGGGTGAAGTCAAATTTGTGATCCGTGCAGCTACGACGCCGTCCCCATTTGCCGCAACACTCTTATTGGACTTCATGGCCAGCTACATGTATGAATACGATGAGCCGAAACCAAGCGATACCAGCGACATCGCGGTTGAGAAGGACTTTATTGAAGAATTGACATCATCTGAAGCGGTGCATCTGCTACTGCATCAAGACGCCATCAATGAGATCGAGCAGCGAATGCAAGGTCGAGCCGATGGCTATCGCGCCAGGACTGCAAGTGAACTGGTCGATCTGCTCCATCGGATTGGTGATTTAACTGAAGAAGAGATCGAACAACGAGTTGCTGGGGATGCGAAATCGCTAATGCAAACCTTAGTGGCAGAGCGACGAGCGTTCTGCGTCTTCATCGACGGAGTTCATCAAAATTGGCGGTGGATCGCCCCAGAGGATTTCCCTTTATATCGGTCAGCCTTCGCAGATCCAAATGCCCCTGTGACTTCCCCCAGGAGCTTCCAAAAAATTTATTTCAAATTGGGCGATGATGAACTTGAATCCTTGCCATCCGATGAGATCTTACCAGCAGAAATCGCGTCTCAAAGCCGGCCTCAAGCTGAGGCCCAAAAGTTGATCCTTGAGCGCTACGTTGCCAATCATGCTGGAGTCCCGCTCGCCGATATGGTTGCCCGTTACCCAATCGATCGGCCGATGGTGGAACAGTGGCTCGAGGAACAAAAAGCAGCTGGAAAATATGTTGCGCTGAAGATCGGTGAATCTGAGGATCAGCTTCAATGGGCGACAAGCGAAACCGTTGCACAAGCACGACGCCTGACGTTGCGCCAGCAACGTCACCAGGTTCAACCCTGCGACGTGACCCAATATGTGCAATGGCTATTGCGCTGGCAACATCGAACGCCAGAAACAAAATGCTTTGGTTTGCAAGGGCTGTTGCAATTGATCGAACAATTCCAAGGTTTACGCTTGCCAGCAGAGCTCTGGGAGACAGAAATATTCGCCAAAAGAATGGAAGTTTATCAGCCCGCATGGCTGGATGAATTGTGTCGGCAAGGCGAGATCACCTGGTATGGCTCATCTTCTTCGACAAGCAATAAGGGAGATATCGCATTTGCGTTTCGAAGCGATCTCTCGTATTTTCGATACCGATTTAAGGATGCAATTCCCCAGGCAAAGGACAATAGTGCAGAAGAATTGATTGAGAAACTTCGAAGCGCGCTCCAGACCCAAGGCGCATGCTTTGTGAATGATCTATCGTTAGCAACCGGGTTACCGCCGTCTGCTTGTGCGGCGGGTCTCTGGGAATTGATCTGGCGGGGTGAAGTCAGCAATGATAGCTTCGCCGTTATCCGTGCCGATAAACCAACTTACTCACTTGAACAAGTGATCGAAACGACTGGAATAAGACTTAGTTATCGTCATTATCGGCGCCATGAGCGCTATCGACCGCTGCCTGGTGCTGGCCGATGGTGGCAATTGCCAGCAATGATGAGCCCCGAGAACGTGACCGGGGATCAAATTGAGGCTTTGATCAATCAGATCCTCCGACGTTATGGTCTCATCTGCCGGGAGATTTATGATCTAGAGCGCTGGCCAATTCCTTGGCGGTCAATTTATGAGGCATTGGTGCGATTAGAATGGCGCGGCGAAATCCGACGTGGCTACTTCGTCAAAAGTTTTTCTGGCTTGCAGTTCGCGTTGCCGAAAGCTGCCGATGCACTCATATACTTAACTCACAGGCCATCTGCCGAGATAGAAGGCGACGAGCGCCCGATCTTAATCAATAGCTGTGATCCAGCCAATCTCTATGGAGCAGCATCACCCCTTCCCGTCATCCATCCTCGGCAACCAGATTGGCGATTGCTCCGTCATCCAAACAATTATTTGATCATCAAAGCTGGTCTGCCAATAATGGCGATTGAATCTAAAGGTGCACAATTGACCCCATTGCGGGAGCTGTCTTCAAATGATTTGGAGACTATTATTGCATTACTCCCTCAATTATTGGATGATCCAGCAGGGTGGCGCAGGATCCGCGCCATAAAAGTCGAATTCTATGACCGGCAACCAGTGAGGACATCAGAGATCGCTGGCCTGTTGAAACGGCTGGGGTTTCGGGATGAATATAAGATGATGATATTGGAAAAAAACTATTAG